The Corallococcus exiguus genome includes a region encoding these proteins:
- a CDS encoding LysR family transcriptional regulator, translated as MTLIQEPLAGLGAFVRTLETGSFSAAARALGVSPSAVSKTVARLEGRLGVLLLQRGTRRLQPTPEGLSLFERGQRIVAELEAAQGELRESKGPRGPLHVTAPMDLGRHWLVPRLPAFLAAYPQIQCALGLTDRFIDLVEERVDVGLRMGESADTRLVRRRLGESRAVICASPAYLRRRGTPRKVADLQRHACLTYLRGGQRVPWRLDGKEVDVPGPFASDNNEALLTLAQEGVGIARIPEFVATQALASGRLRAVLGAVHSPGPDVFVVYPERRHLSPRVRVFVDFVADAFAREEARPGTKPRPRR; from the coding sequence ATGACCCTCATCCAGGAGCCGCTCGCAGGGCTGGGTGCCTTCGTGCGCACGCTCGAAACGGGCAGCTTCAGCGCGGCGGCCCGGGCGCTCGGCGTGTCCCCATCCGCGGTCAGCAAGACGGTGGCCCGCCTGGAGGGCCGGTTGGGAGTGCTGCTCCTCCAGCGCGGCACGCGGCGGCTCCAGCCGACACCGGAGGGGCTGTCCCTCTTCGAACGGGGCCAGCGCATCGTGGCGGAGCTGGAGGCGGCGCAGGGCGAGCTGCGCGAATCGAAAGGCCCACGAGGCCCGCTGCACGTCACCGCGCCCATGGACCTGGGCCGTCACTGGCTGGTGCCACGGCTGCCGGCGTTCCTCGCCGCGTATCCCCAGATTCAGTGCGCGCTGGGGCTCACGGACCGCTTCATCGACCTGGTGGAGGAGCGCGTGGACGTGGGACTGCGCATGGGGGAGAGCGCGGACACGCGGCTCGTGCGGCGGCGGCTGGGAGAGTCTCGCGCCGTCATCTGCGCCTCGCCCGCGTACCTGCGCCGGCGCGGCACGCCGCGAAAGGTGGCGGACCTCCAGCGCCACGCGTGTCTGACCTACCTGCGCGGCGGCCAGCGCGTCCCGTGGCGGCTGGATGGCAAGGAGGTTGACGTGCCCGGCCCCTTCGCGTCCGACAACAACGAAGCGCTGCTGACGTTGGCGCAGGAGGGCGTGGGCATCGCGCGCATCCCGGAGTTCGTCGCCACGCAGGCGCTGGCGTCCGGAAGGCTGCGGGCCGTGCTCGGCGCGGTGCACTCGCCGGGGCCCGATGTGTTCGTCGTCTACCCGGAGCGCCGGCACCTGTCGCCCCGCGTCCGCGTGTTCGTGGACTTCGTGGCGGATGCGTTCGCGCGCGAGGAGGCCAGGCCGGGCACGAAGCCCCGGCCTCGCCGGTGA
- a CDS encoding NAD-dependent epimerase/dehydratase family protein has translation MKVFVLGATGYIGGSVAARLMAAGHQVVGTARTQDKAKELEARGIQATVASFDDLDALARLAKESDAVINAASADERKVVEALLAALKGSGKHFIHTSGSSIVATDAGGELTAGVHDEDTPIEPVPEKVARISLDKTVLDAAKDGIHTNVICPCLIYGKGLGLNPDSVQLPPLIQYARETGTARYIGKGENVWSNVHIEDLADLYLLVLERAPAGTFFFAENGEANFRDVVTAIGKSLHLPVGSLPLQEGEKRWGVELGRLALASNSRIRAKRARALGWKPHRPSVFDVLAELK, from the coding sequence ATGAAAGTCTTCGTGTTGGGCGCGACGGGGTACATCGGCGGATCGGTGGCGGCGCGGTTGATGGCGGCGGGGCACCAGGTGGTGGGCACCGCCCGGACGCAAGACAAGGCGAAGGAACTGGAGGCGCGCGGCATCCAGGCGACGGTCGCTTCGTTCGATGACCTGGACGCGCTCGCGCGGCTGGCGAAGGAATCCGACGCGGTCATCAACGCGGCGTCCGCGGACGAGCGCAAGGTGGTGGAGGCGCTGCTCGCCGCGCTGAAGGGCTCCGGCAAGCACTTCATCCACACCAGCGGCTCCAGCATCGTCGCCACCGACGCGGGCGGCGAGCTGACGGCGGGCGTGCACGACGAGGACACGCCCATCGAGCCCGTCCCGGAGAAGGTGGCGCGCATCTCGTTGGACAAGACGGTGCTGGACGCCGCGAAGGACGGCATCCACACGAACGTCATCTGCCCGTGCCTCATCTACGGCAAGGGCCTGGGGCTGAACCCGGACAGCGTGCAGCTGCCGCCGCTCATCCAGTACGCGCGCGAGACGGGCACGGCGCGCTACATCGGGAAGGGGGAGAACGTCTGGTCCAACGTGCACATCGAGGACCTGGCGGACCTGTACCTCCTGGTGCTGGAGCGCGCGCCGGCCGGCACGTTCTTCTTCGCGGAGAACGGCGAGGCGAACTTCCGCGACGTGGTGACGGCCATTGGCAAGAGCCTCCACCTGCCCGTGGGCAGCCTTCCGCTTCAGGAAGGGGAGAAGCGCTGGGGCGTGGAGCTGGGGCGGCTGGCGCTCGCGTCCAACAGCCGCATCCGCGCGAAGCGGGCCCGCGCGCTGGGCTGGAAGCCGCACCGTCCCTCCGTGTTCGACGTGCTCGCGGAGCTGAAGTAG
- a CDS encoding DUF1501 domain-containing protein: protein MTTTRRQFLRRATQGLGFLAAAAALPRWVGNAHAATIGGYSGSRVAVCVFLLGGNDSNNILIPRETNAYAKYLAARPTIGLKTDQMDLINPTDLAAGSFALPKTLSKLRAHFEAGRAAFVCNVGPLVLPLTKADYLAGGTTVPENLFSHSDQQDAWASALANPGSSTVTSDIKVTGWGGRTADKLHVLNTSTPPDYPEVTSFGGKPRFCAGVDRKPMMVAPDGTLAFRTVNTPASDFDLLQQAALADVMTVQDGNVLETAYAGVFTTAQTFSAARAAARDAAWAQLPQATRDAIEGYFVPTLPPEDTVKWTLHTQLYQVVRDLVAGAMPVSNAGLGLKRQVFSVGFGSFDTHQNQDVDQPKLLEQLDFALDAFQKSVTLLETQAAFGSNAPQATLFTMSDFNRTLLENGDSGTDHAWGGHAIVLGNRVAGKRLYGTFPNLDLSGSLDGSTDERGRWIPTLTVEQYGWTLASWLGLNTAAERDYVFPNLSGYLADAVARSFPAQARKAKVGFMLAD from the coding sequence ATGACCACGACCCGTCGACAGTTCCTCCGGCGCGCCACGCAGGGCCTGGGATTCCTGGCCGCCGCGGCCGCCCTTCCCCGCTGGGTGGGCAACGCCCACGCCGCCACCATCGGTGGCTACTCCGGCAGCCGCGTCGCCGTCTGTGTCTTCCTGCTGGGAGGCAATGACAGCAACAACATCCTCATCCCGCGCGAGACGAACGCCTACGCGAAGTACCTGGCCGCCCGTCCCACCATCGGTCTGAAGACGGACCAGATGGACCTCATCAACCCCACGGACCTGGCCGCGGGCTCGTTCGCGCTGCCCAAGACGCTTTCGAAGCTGCGCGCGCACTTCGAGGCGGGCCGCGCCGCGTTCGTGTGCAACGTGGGCCCGCTGGTGCTCCCACTGACCAAGGCGGACTACCTGGCCGGCGGCACCACCGTTCCGGAGAACCTCTTCTCCCACAGCGACCAGCAGGACGCCTGGGCGAGCGCGCTGGCCAACCCTGGCTCCAGCACCGTCACCTCCGACATCAAGGTGACGGGCTGGGGTGGCCGCACGGCGGACAAGCTCCACGTGCTCAACACCAGCACGCCGCCGGACTACCCGGAGGTGACGTCGTTCGGAGGCAAGCCGCGCTTCTGCGCGGGCGTGGACCGCAAGCCCATGATGGTCGCCCCGGATGGCACGCTCGCGTTCCGCACCGTCAACACCCCGGCGTCGGACTTCGACCTGCTCCAGCAGGCGGCGCTGGCGGACGTGATGACGGTGCAGGATGGCAACGTGCTGGAGACGGCCTACGCGGGCGTGTTCACCACGGCGCAGACCTTCTCCGCCGCCCGCGCCGCCGCGCGCGACGCGGCGTGGGCCCAGTTGCCGCAGGCCACCCGCGACGCCATCGAGGGCTACTTCGTGCCCACGCTGCCGCCGGAGGACACCGTGAAGTGGACGCTGCACACGCAGCTCTACCAGGTGGTGCGCGACCTGGTGGCGGGCGCCATGCCGGTGAGCAACGCGGGCCTGGGCCTCAAGCGTCAGGTGTTCTCCGTGGGCTTCGGCTCCTTCGACACGCACCAGAACCAGGACGTGGACCAGCCGAAGCTCCTGGAGCAGCTGGACTTCGCGCTCGACGCGTTCCAGAAGTCGGTGACGTTGCTGGAGACCCAGGCCGCGTTCGGCTCCAACGCGCCGCAGGCCACGCTCTTCACCATGAGCGACTTCAACCGGACGCTGCTGGAGAACGGCGACAGCGGCACGGACCACGCCTGGGGTGGCCACGCCATCGTCCTGGGCAACCGCGTGGCGGGCAAGAGGCTCTACGGCACCTTCCCCAACCTGGACCTGTCGGGCTCGTTGGACGGATCCACGGACGAGCGCGGCCGCTGGATTCCCACGCTCACGGTGGAGCAGTACGGCTGGACGCTGGCCTCGTGGCTGGGGCTGAACACCGCCGCGGAGCGCGACTACGTGTTCCCCAACCTCTCCGGCTACCTGGCGGACGCGGTGGCGCGCAGCTTCCCGGCGCAGGCGCGCAAGGCCAAGGTGGGCTTCATGCTGGCGGACTGA
- a CDS encoding DUF1800 domain-containing protein: protein MLRRTALALVLCATSCTQAEGPSATESPPPEQQEVLGRAEQAAESLETPGEANSIRFLEQSSFGPKLARGVAPAPVGTVERVMSVGITQSLTDQFALQPATPYDGESAQDLGSQFFQRAVTGEDQLRQRVAFALSQILVVSQNGIPESTKTPYADSKVALAGYMNLLSQHAFGDFRTLLEAVTKDPAMGRYLDMANNRAFDKNGNPIDPNENYAREMLQLFTLGTDKLNNDGTPLLDASGNRQRAYSEEQVKAFAHALSGWTWNATGCPAKGAANNTPDYKNPLMPCDNNHDTSSQTLLRGVTTTAGGNSTTHLTQALNNVFNDANVPPFISKQLIQHLVTSNPTPNYVRRVANVFKNDGTGTRGNLQAVVRAILEDTEARGAQPAVALRPGYGHLRSPALFVTNVVRWLDPTLDTATKDPGLKLSNWSKSMNQWVSRPPSVFSFYPPNAPLPGADGLVGPEFAILDTATITARANFLHEFLYANTAANAGITVDYDLLPSTNPELVAYLGRYWLHGTMAPELEQKLLTSMGDSRANTLIRKKKLALYLTLLSPSFQIQR, encoded by the coding sequence ATGCTTCGTCGCACCGCCCTGGCCCTCGTCCTGTGCGCCACGTCCTGCACACAGGCTGAAGGGCCCTCCGCAACAGAGTCCCCTCCCCCCGAACAGCAGGAAGTCCTGGGCCGGGCCGAACAGGCCGCCGAGTCCCTGGAGACGCCCGGTGAGGCGAACAGCATCCGCTTCCTGGAGCAGTCCTCCTTCGGTCCCAAGCTGGCGCGCGGCGTGGCCCCCGCGCCGGTGGGCACCGTGGAGCGCGTGATGTCCGTGGGCATCACCCAGTCGCTCACGGACCAGTTCGCGCTCCAGCCCGCCACGCCGTACGACGGAGAGAGCGCCCAGGACCTGGGCTCGCAGTTCTTCCAGCGCGCGGTGACGGGGGAGGATCAGCTCCGCCAGCGCGTGGCGTTCGCGCTCAGTCAGATCCTCGTCGTCTCCCAGAACGGCATCCCGGAGTCCACGAAGACGCCCTACGCGGACTCCAAGGTGGCGCTCGCGGGGTACATGAACCTGCTGTCGCAGCACGCCTTCGGTGACTTCCGCACGCTGCTGGAGGCCGTGACGAAGGACCCCGCCATGGGCCGCTACCTGGACATGGCGAACAACCGCGCCTTCGACAAGAACGGCAACCCCATTGACCCGAACGAGAACTACGCGCGGGAGATGCTCCAGCTCTTCACGCTGGGCACGGACAAGCTGAACAACGACGGCACCCCGCTGCTGGACGCCAGCGGCAACCGGCAGCGCGCGTACAGCGAGGAGCAGGTGAAGGCCTTCGCGCACGCCCTGTCCGGCTGGACCTGGAACGCCACGGGGTGTCCGGCCAAGGGCGCCGCCAACAATACGCCCGACTACAAGAACCCGCTGATGCCCTGTGACAACAACCACGACACGAGCAGCCAGACGCTCCTGCGGGGCGTCACCACCACGGCGGGCGGGAACAGCACCACGCATCTGACGCAGGCGCTGAACAACGTCTTCAACGACGCCAACGTCCCGCCCTTCATCAGCAAGCAGCTCATCCAGCACCTGGTCACGAGCAACCCGACGCCCAACTACGTCCGGCGCGTGGCCAACGTCTTCAAGAACGACGGCACCGGGACGCGCGGCAATCTCCAGGCGGTGGTGCGCGCCATCCTGGAGGACACCGAGGCGCGCGGCGCCCAGCCGGCCGTGGCGCTCAGGCCCGGCTATGGCCACCTGCGCTCGCCCGCGCTGTTCGTCACCAACGTGGTCCGCTGGTTGGATCCCACGCTGGACACGGCCACCAAGGACCCGGGGCTGAAGCTCAGCAACTGGAGCAAGTCGATGAACCAGTGGGTGAGCCGTCCGCCCTCCGTGTTCAGCTTCTACCCGCCCAACGCGCCGCTGCCGGGCGCGGACGGCCTGGTCGGACCGGAGTTCGCCATCCTGGACACGGCCACCATCACGGCCCGCGCCAACTTCCTGCACGAGTTCCTCTACGCCAACACCGCCGCCAACGCGGGCATCACCGTGGACTACGACCTCTTGCCGTCCACCAACCCGGAGCTGGTCGCGTACCTGGGCCGCTACTGGCTGCACGGCACGATGGCGCCGGAGCTGGAGCAGAAGCTGCTGACGTCGATGGGTGACAGCCGGGCGAACACGCTCATCCGCAAGAAGAAGCTGGCGCTCTACCTGACGCTCCTCTCCCCCTCCTTCCAGATCCAGCGGTGA
- a CDS encoding pilus assembly protein — MAAQRHQLLTRPGRRAARGSATVELALLAPLLVVLVLWANYFWEVQRARLKMAEMARFVAFERTVRQDLNAVVAEARTRYQDLDGSTKTGTLGTAYRNGLTINVQAQNAEAPLEEVGMSDMGAQSGVGGIAAAAVSALGGSPAQLAQDMGFDPSVGAVQTDVQIRLVNRIIPREIALYTTGFDGNQLDLNFEEHFYLYHDTWRAWGPGENPAQTYPRVEQLTHDRSSNIVYAGVSGGTLNSIGSVLGVLGIDFPFSDEYIRQSVVIREVPAAGNFNAVRPTRTVPGDVLQAAYWRNDTSYCYGNCEPNAINTKRGLSSSTGRDANWPMRAYRCRGNFFQGATISNAPESIYTKSTSAAAAYFHYSDDACTLP; from the coding sequence ATGGCTGCTCAACGGCATCAACTACTGACGCGGCCGGGCCGCCGCGCGGCGCGGGGTTCAGCGACGGTGGAGCTGGCGCTCCTGGCGCCGCTGCTCGTCGTGCTGGTCCTCTGGGCGAACTACTTCTGGGAGGTGCAGCGCGCGCGCCTGAAGATGGCGGAGATGGCGCGCTTCGTGGCCTTCGAGCGCACGGTGCGCCAGGACCTCAACGCCGTCGTCGCCGAGGCGAGGACGCGCTACCAGGACCTGGACGGCTCCACCAAGACGGGCACGCTGGGCACGGCCTACCGCAACGGGCTCACCATCAACGTCCAGGCCCAGAACGCGGAGGCGCCGCTCGAAGAGGTGGGGATGTCCGACATGGGTGCGCAGTCGGGCGTGGGGGGCATCGCGGCCGCCGCGGTCAGCGCGCTGGGCGGCTCGCCGGCTCAGCTGGCCCAGGACATGGGCTTCGACCCCAGCGTCGGGGCGGTCCAGACGGACGTGCAGATCCGCCTGGTCAACCGCATCATCCCCCGGGAGATCGCCCTCTACACGACGGGCTTCGACGGCAATCAGCTGGACCTCAACTTCGAGGAGCACTTCTACCTCTACCACGACACGTGGAGGGCCTGGGGGCCGGGTGAGAATCCCGCGCAGACCTATCCGCGCGTGGAGCAGCTCACGCACGACCGCTCGAGCAACATCGTCTACGCGGGCGTGAGCGGCGGGACGCTGAACTCCATCGGGTCGGTGCTGGGCGTGCTGGGGATCGACTTCCCCTTCTCCGATGAATACATCCGCCAGTCCGTGGTCATCCGCGAGGTGCCGGCCGCGGGCAACTTCAACGCGGTCCGGCCCACGCGCACGGTGCCCGGCGACGTGCTCCAGGCCGCCTACTGGCGCAACGACACGAGCTACTGCTACGGCAACTGCGAGCCCAACGCCATCAATACCAAGCGTGGCCTCTCCAGCTCCACCGGCCGGGATGCCAACTGGCCCATGCGCGCGTACCGGTGCCGGGGCAACTTCTTCCAGGGCGCCACCATCTCCAACGCGCCGGAATCCATCTACACGAAGTCCACCTCCGCGGCGGCGGCGTACTTCCACTACAGCGACGACGCCTGCACCCTCCCATGA
- a CDS encoding pilus assembly protein encodes MFRILRRLRRDERGQAMVLGVVVMLVLAVTVMVSVNIGQGVYEKIKLQDAADAQAYSLAVKEARAYNFLAYTNRAMIVHYSAMLTVMSYVSHAVYLDRTIGVAAKYLQYIPGIGAVFAAVSTAIKTWKVTVETISRLLIPVLTALNIALWLAQEAMLTGTLFDLYTSKGHGNVIETTDPKAVVTKDMDSGDSFTKTATVSALFRNSTDINYSNAKNFLHVLDDGPFSSSPTMGVDPTGMLTRGKLVTGNKLSDPNMAKYRLLMGNLANGVRRRWTAEGEGPILIGRRWEFRLCVVIGELRIRKTADSQIKSFDENFENNRKDQLFASDDIRIEVRPTCFIFGWSDVFRLRFRAAADNRGGFHQEYGSNKTDDHHPWMGITPFVTSDTSFVTPRQNHFGYPCNLIVLGKDMGADRTGNKPVYELENLSQNAFMEGSGSGKYDKLKENSEEGIRESYLDMTWRYVGGKKDTYAADFRERTGGMMAMAVGRAIYHRPNAWKEEPNFFNPLWTARLAPINTHWDEDHLKWMVPAWEDSEWLLNGINY; translated from the coding sequence ATGTTTCGGATTCTGCGGAGGCTGCGGCGCGACGAGCGCGGACAGGCCATGGTGCTGGGGGTGGTGGTCATGCTGGTGCTGGCCGTCACCGTCATGGTGTCGGTGAACATCGGCCAGGGCGTGTACGAGAAGATCAAGCTGCAGGACGCCGCGGACGCGCAGGCGTACTCGCTGGCGGTGAAGGAGGCGCGGGCCTACAACTTCCTCGCGTACACCAACCGCGCGATGATCGTGCACTACTCCGCGATGCTCACGGTGATGTCCTACGTGAGCCACGCGGTGTACCTGGACCGCACCATCGGCGTGGCGGCCAAGTACCTGCAATACATCCCAGGCATCGGCGCCGTCTTCGCCGCCGTCTCCACGGCGATAAAAACGTGGAAGGTGACGGTGGAGACCATCTCCCGGTTACTCATCCCGGTGCTGACAGCGCTCAACATCGCGCTATGGCTGGCCCAGGAGGCGATGCTGACGGGCACCCTCTTCGACCTCTACACCTCCAAGGGGCACGGGAACGTCATCGAGACGACCGACCCGAAGGCGGTCGTCACCAAGGACATGGATTCAGGGGATTCCTTCACGAAGACCGCCACGGTCTCCGCGTTGTTCAGGAACTCGACCGACATCAACTACTCCAACGCCAAGAACTTCCTGCACGTCCTGGACGACGGCCCCTTCAGCAGCAGTCCCACCATGGGTGTGGACCCCACCGGCATGCTCACGCGGGGGAAGCTGGTGACGGGCAACAAGCTGTCGGATCCGAACATGGCCAAGTACCGCCTGCTGATGGGCAACCTGGCCAACGGCGTGCGCCGTCGGTGGACGGCCGAGGGCGAGGGGCCCATCCTCATCGGGCGCAGATGGGAGTTCCGGCTGTGCGTCGTCATTGGCGAGCTGCGCATCCGTAAGACGGCGGACAGTCAAATCAAGAGCTTCGACGAGAACTTCGAGAACAACCGCAAGGATCAGCTCTTCGCGTCGGACGACATCCGCATCGAGGTGCGCCCCACCTGCTTCATCTTCGGCTGGAGCGACGTCTTCCGGCTGCGCTTCCGGGCGGCGGCGGACAACCGGGGCGGCTTCCACCAGGAATACGGCTCCAACAAGACGGATGACCACCACCCCTGGATGGGCATCACGCCGTTCGTCACGTCCGACACCAGCTTCGTCACCCCCCGGCAGAACCACTTCGGCTACCCGTGCAACCTCATCGTCCTGGGCAAGGACATGGGCGCGGACCGCACCGGCAACAAGCCGGTCTACGAGCTGGAGAACCTGTCCCAGAACGCGTTCATGGAGGGCAGCGGCAGCGGCAAGTACGACAAACTCAAAGAGAACTCCGAAGAGGGCATCCGCGAGTCGTACCTGGACATGACCTGGCGGTACGTGGGCGGCAAGAAGGACACCTACGCGGCGGACTTCCGCGAGCGCACGGGCGGAATGATGGCCATGGCGGTGGGCCGCGCCATCTACCACCGGCCCAACGCGTGGAAGGAGGAGCCCAACTTCTTCAACCCGCTCTGGACCGCGCGACTGGCGCCCATCAACACGCACTGGGACGAAGACCACCTCAAGTGGATGGTGCCCGCCTGGGAGGACAGCGAATGGCTGCTCAACGGCATCAACTACTGA
- a CDS encoding TadE family protein — MKRSLSTHPGESGQVLVESALVIPVMVFLILGILQLGTLHHARLMTEYAAYRAARAGIVNSGDCEIMKKAAYAALLPTLGPPKASASGNLKGRVDTLINVAKVHDAYTVGSQAAQNQRFQQVDLERVRVEVTNPRRSQLPTLFASYGSHMQGLEVDYDDIRNAQVIEANLLTVRITYFYEMRIPFANWQLHAFYMGREALNGLAMRGVNFTTQKVNGGSLTDHLEDAGAGQSPDHKKIRTLADSNVFAIPVVATYSMRMQSNLLNSGSHGPNACAVDG, encoded by the coding sequence ATGAAAAGGTCCCTTTCAACCCATCCCGGTGAGTCGGGCCAGGTGCTCGTGGAGTCCGCGCTGGTCATCCCGGTGATGGTGTTCCTCATCCTGGGCATCCTCCAGTTGGGGACGCTCCACCACGCGCGGCTGATGACGGAGTACGCCGCGTACCGGGCGGCGCGCGCGGGCATCGTCAACAGCGGCGACTGCGAGATCATGAAGAAGGCCGCCTACGCGGCGCTGCTTCCCACGCTGGGGCCGCCCAAGGCCAGCGCCAGCGGCAACCTCAAGGGCCGGGTGGACACGCTCATCAACGTGGCGAAGGTCCATGACGCGTACACGGTCGGAAGCCAGGCCGCCCAGAACCAGCGCTTCCAGCAGGTGGACCTGGAGCGCGTGCGGGTGGAGGTGACCAACCCCCGGCGCAGCCAGCTGCCCACCCTCTTCGCCTCCTACGGCTCACACATGCAGGGCCTGGAGGTGGACTACGACGACATCCGCAACGCGCAGGTCATCGAGGCCAACCTCCTCACGGTGCGCATCACCTACTTCTATGAGATGCGCATCCCGTTCGCTAACTGGCAGCTGCACGCGTTCTACATGGGCCGCGAGGCGCTGAACGGCCTGGCCATGCGGGGCGTCAACTTCACCACCCAGAAGGTGAACGGCGGCAGCCTCACGGACCACCTGGAGGACGCGGGCGCCGGCCAGAGCCCGGACCACAAGAAGATCCGCACGCTCGCGGACAGCAACGTCTTCGCCATCCCCGTCGTCGCGACCTATTCGATGCGCATGCAGTCCAACCTCCTCAACAGCGGCTCGCACGGTCCCAACGCGTGCGCCGTGGACGGCTAG
- a CDS encoding TetR/AcrR family transcriptional regulator, translating into MGITERKERQRAELRENILRVARDMVMKEGFGALSMRKLADAVEYAPATLYLHFENRDAIARELCVRGFQELLAALEPPATVKEPVERLSRMAEAYVAFGLEHPETYRLIFMEDPKLSAELFQDKQHGEGPRSFALLVRAFEDLKAAGRAPEATPAEQLAEVFWAGLHGIISLKLTCSGFQGSPAEALARTLVASLVQGPKPARRSR; encoded by the coding sequence ATGGGCATCACGGAGCGCAAGGAGCGACAGCGGGCGGAGCTGCGGGAGAACATCCTCCGGGTGGCTCGCGACATGGTGATGAAGGAGGGGTTCGGGGCCCTCTCCATGCGCAAGCTGGCGGACGCGGTGGAGTACGCGCCCGCGACGCTCTACCTGCACTTCGAAAACCGCGACGCCATCGCGCGGGAGCTGTGCGTGCGCGGCTTCCAGGAGCTGCTCGCGGCGCTGGAGCCGCCGGCCACCGTGAAGGAGCCCGTGGAGCGGCTGTCACGCATGGCGGAGGCCTACGTGGCCTTCGGCCTGGAGCACCCGGAGACCTACCGCCTCATCTTCATGGAGGACCCCAAGCTGTCCGCGGAGCTCTTCCAGGACAAGCAGCACGGCGAGGGCCCCCGGTCCTTCGCATTGCTGGTGAGGGCCTTCGAGGACCTGAAGGCGGCCGGCCGGGCCCCGGAGGCCACACCCGCGGAGCAGCTGGCGGAGGTCTTCTGGGCGGGGCTGCACGGCATCATCAGCCTCAAGCTCACCTGCTCCGGGTTCCAGGGCTCACCGGCGGAGGCGCTGGCGCGAACCCTCGTCGCCTCGCTGGTGCAGGGCCCGAAGCCCGCGCGGCGCTCCCGGTAG
- a CDS encoding NAD-dependent epimerase/dehydratase family protein, with the protein METVALFGASGVIGQSVARALQAQGQAYRVVGRSEGSLRREFGADPRAEVVTWNPEDPASIRAAARGVRTLIYMVGVNYWQFHLHPELMRRTLDAAIAEGVERVVLIGTVYPYGLPRTATVTESHPREPNSYKGRMRKAQEDLLLEADAAGKIKGTILRLPDFYGPGVERSFLYRAFVAANQGKRAPLIGPLDAPHEFVFVNDVGPIVTALMDEPRAYGRFWNLAGAGATTQREMVKEMYAQAGHAPKTMAMGKGMVRLAGLFDPFMRELVEMYYLLTNPVLMDDSALRGLLGTVQKTPYAEGIRQTLAALRREQEAKAGPARVAATT; encoded by the coding sequence ATGGAAACGGTGGCGTTGTTCGGCGCCTCGGGCGTCATCGGTCAGTCTGTGGCGCGGGCGCTCCAGGCGCAGGGGCAGGCCTACCGGGTGGTGGGGCGCTCGGAAGGCAGCCTGCGCAGGGAGTTCGGCGCGGATCCGCGGGCGGAGGTGGTGACGTGGAATCCGGAGGACCCGGCTTCCATCCGGGCCGCGGCGCGGGGCGTGCGGACCCTCATCTACATGGTGGGGGTGAACTACTGGCAGTTCCACCTGCACCCGGAGTTGATGCGCCGCACGTTGGACGCGGCCATCGCGGAGGGCGTGGAGCGGGTGGTGCTCATCGGCACGGTCTATCCATACGGCCTGCCGCGCACCGCGACGGTGACGGAGTCCCATCCGCGCGAGCCGAACTCCTACAAGGGCCGCATGCGCAAGGCGCAGGAGGACCTGCTGCTGGAGGCGGACGCCGCGGGGAAGATCAAGGGCACCATCCTCCGGCTGCCGGACTTCTACGGGCCGGGCGTGGAGCGCAGCTTCCTGTACCGGGCCTTCGTCGCGGCGAACCAGGGCAAGCGCGCGCCGCTCATCGGGCCGCTGGACGCGCCGCATGAGTTCGTCTTCGTGAACGACGTGGGCCCCATCGTCACCGCGCTGATGGACGAGCCGCGCGCGTACGGCCGCTTCTGGAACCTGGCGGGCGCGGGCGCCACCACGCAGCGCGAGATGGTGAAGGAGATGTACGCGCAGGCGGGCCACGCGCCGAAGACGATGGCCATGGGGAAGGGGATGGTCCGGCTGGCGGGCCTCTTCGATCCCTTCATGCGGGAGCTGGTGGAGATGTACTACCTGCTCACGAACCCCGTGCTGATGGACGACTCCGCGCTGCGCGGCCTCTTGGGCACGGTGCAGAAGACGCCTTACGCGGAAGGCATCCGCCAGACGCTCGCGGCGCTGCGCCGCGAGCAGGAGGCGAAGGCAGGTCCGGCCCGGGTCGCCGCGACGACCTGA